From Ictidomys tridecemlineatus isolate mIctTri1 chromosome 2, mIctTri1.hap1, whole genome shotgun sequence, the proteins below share one genomic window:
- the LOC144375235 gene encoding acyl-CoA dehydrogenase family member 10-like isoform X1 yields MRTRAHAPIGRGGVGAGLSGSGLELQEVGEEGQPELNMCIRRLFQSSCLPWTWRAAFMKSMQCRQQRTHRWTHSGGGTYRAVIFDMGGVLIPSPASVAAEWEVQNRIPSGTILKALIKGGENGPWMTFMRGEITTEDFLKEFGRLCFEISETSVPVDSFFSLLTSKQVAKQFPVMTEAISQIRLKGLQTAVLSNNFRLPNGKSFLPVDQKQFDVVVESCLEGICKPDPRIYQLCLARLGLQPSESIFLDDLGPNLKAAASLGIHTIKVDDPEAAVKELEALLGFPLRVGIPNTRPVRKNMEIPKDALEKYLKGLLGTQTTGALELLQFDHGQSNPTYYIRLPSHQLVLRKKPPGTLLPSAHAIEREFRIMKALAKAGVPVPRVLDLCEDSSVIGTPFYLMEYCPGLIYKDPSLPGLDPSQRQAIYTAMNRVLCKIHSVDLQAAGLDDYGKQGGYLPRQVQTWTKQYRAAETSTIPAMERLIQWLPVHLPSQQRTTVVHGDFRLDNLLFHPDKPEVLAVLDWELSTLGDPLADVAYSCLAHYLPPSFPILRGVSGCDLTQLGIPTAEEYFRMYCHHMGTPPVDCWNFYMAFSFFRVAAILQGVYKRSLTGNGRSLSQHSSFSTTEALGDKFDQNFIRFS; encoded by the exons CCTGAGCTCAACATGTGCATAAGGAGGCTTTTCCAGTCCTCCTGTCTCCCCTGGACATGGAGAGCAGCTTTCATGAAGTCCATGCAGTGCAGGCAGCAGAGGACCCACCGATGGACACATTCTGGGGGTGGCACCTACAGAGCGGTGATTTTTGACATGGGCGGAGTTCTCATTCCTTCTCCAGCCAGTGTGGCTGCAG AATGGGAGGTACAGAATCGTATTCCTTCTGGAACTATATTAAAAGCTCTCATCAAAGGTGGAGAAAATGGACCCTGGATGACATTTATGAGAGGAGAGATAACAACAGAGgatttcttaaaagaatttgGGAGACTTTGCTTTGAAATA TCAGAGACCTCCGTGCCCGTGGACTCGTTTTTCTCTCTGCTGACAAGTAAGCAAGTGGCGAAGCAGTTCCCAGTGATGACTGAGGCTATCTCTCAAATTCGATTAAAAGGCCTTCAGACCGCGGTCTTGAGCAATAATTTTCGTCTTCCCAATGGGAAAAGTTTTTTACCTGTGGACCAGAAACAGTTTGATGTG GTGGTGGAATCTTGCCTGGAAGGTATCTGTAAGCCAGACCCCAGGATATACCAGCTGTGCTTGGCGCGGCTCGGCCTGCAGCCCTCTGAGTCCATCTTTCTTGACGATCTGGGCCCAAATCTAAAAGCAGCTGCCAGCCTTGGTATTCACACCATTAAG gtTGATGACCCGGAGGCTGCAGTGAAGGAGTTGGAAGCTCTCCTGGGGTTTCCATTGCGTGTGGGTATTCCCAACACTCGTCCTGTGAGGAAGAACATGGAAATTCCTAAAGATGCCTTGGAGAAGTACCTCAAGGGCTTGCTGGGGACCCAGACCACAG GCGCGTTGGAGCTTCTTCAGTTTGATCACGGGCAGTCAAACCCGACTTACTACATCAGGCTGCCCAGTCATCAGCTGGTTCTGAGGAAAAAGCCGCCAGGGACTCTCCTTCCATCTGCCCATGCGATAGAGAGGGAGTTCAG GATAATGAAAGCCCTTGCAAAAGCTGGAGTGCCAGTCCCTAGAGTTCTTGACCTCTGTGAAGATTCAAG TGTCATCGGCACTCCCTTCTATCTGATGGAGTACTGCCCAGGCCTCATCTACAAAGACCCCTCTCTACCAGGCTTGGACCCCAGCCAGAGGCAAGCCATATACACTGCCATGAACAGAGTCCTGTGTAAAATTCACAGTGTGGACCTCCAGGCTGCAGGCCTTGACGACTACGGGAAGCAAG GGGGCTACCTTCCTCGCCAGGTGCAAACCTGGACTAAGCAGTACCGAGCTGCAGAAACCAGCACCATCCCAGCAATGGAGAGGCTCATCCAATGGCTGCCTGTCCATCTTCCCAGCCAACAGAGGACCACAGTGGTGCATGGGGACTTCAG GCTCGACAACTTGTTGTTTCATCCAGACAAGCCGGAGGTGCTTGCAGTCCTTGACTGGGAGCTTTCTACCTTAGGCGACCCCCTTGCTGACGTGGCCTACAGCTGCCTCGCTCACTACTTGCCACCCAGTTTCCCCATACTGAGAG GTGTCAGTGGCTGTGACTTGACTCAGCTGGGAATCCCCACTGCAGAGGAGTACTTCAGGATGTATTGTCATCACATGGGGACCCCTCCTGTGGACTGCTGGAACTTCTATATGGCCTTCTCCTTCTTCCGCGTGGCAGCAATCCTGCAGGGTGTCTACAAGCGGTCACTCACAGGTAATGGGAGGAGTCTCAGCCAACACAGCTCTTTCTCAACCACAGAGGCTTTGGGGGACAAGTTTGACCAGAATTTCATAAGATTCAGTTAA
- the LOC144375235 gene encoding acyl-CoA dehydrogenase family member 10-like isoform X2, translating to MCIRRLFQSSCLPWTWRAAFMKSMQCRQQRTHRWTHSGGGTYRAVIFDMGGVLIPSPASVAAEWEVQNRIPSGTILKALIKGGENGPWMTFMRGEITTEDFLKEFGRLCFEISETSVPVDSFFSLLTSKQVAKQFPVMTEAISQIRLKGLQTAVLSNNFRLPNGKSFLPVDQKQFDVVVESCLEGICKPDPRIYQLCLARLGLQPSESIFLDDLGPNLKAAASLGIHTIKVDDPEAAVKELEALLGFPLRVGIPNTRPVRKNMEIPKDALEKYLKGLLGTQTTGALELLQFDHGQSNPTYYIRLPSHQLVLRKKPPGTLLPSAHAIEREFRIMKALAKAGVPVPRVLDLCEDSSVIGTPFYLMEYCPGLIYKDPSLPGLDPSQRQAIYTAMNRVLCKIHSVDLQAAGLDDYGKQGGYLPRQVQTWTKQYRAAETSTIPAMERLIQWLPVHLPSQQRTTVVHGDFRLDNLLFHPDKPEVLAVLDWELSTLGDPLADVAYSCLAHYLPPSFPILRGVSGCDLTQLGIPTAEEYFRMYCHHMGTPPVDCWNFYMAFSFFRVAAILQGVYKRSLTGNGRSLSQHSSFSTTEALGDKFDQNFIRFS from the exons ATGTGCATAAGGAGGCTTTTCCAGTCCTCCTGTCTCCCCTGGACATGGAGAGCAGCTTTCATGAAGTCCATGCAGTGCAGGCAGCAGAGGACCCACCGATGGACACATTCTGGGGGTGGCACCTACAGAGCGGTGATTTTTGACATGGGCGGAGTTCTCATTCCTTCTCCAGCCAGTGTGGCTGCAG AATGGGAGGTACAGAATCGTATTCCTTCTGGAACTATATTAAAAGCTCTCATCAAAGGTGGAGAAAATGGACCCTGGATGACATTTATGAGAGGAGAGATAACAACAGAGgatttcttaaaagaatttgGGAGACTTTGCTTTGAAATA TCAGAGACCTCCGTGCCCGTGGACTCGTTTTTCTCTCTGCTGACAAGTAAGCAAGTGGCGAAGCAGTTCCCAGTGATGACTGAGGCTATCTCTCAAATTCGATTAAAAGGCCTTCAGACCGCGGTCTTGAGCAATAATTTTCGTCTTCCCAATGGGAAAAGTTTTTTACCTGTGGACCAGAAACAGTTTGATGTG GTGGTGGAATCTTGCCTGGAAGGTATCTGTAAGCCAGACCCCAGGATATACCAGCTGTGCTTGGCGCGGCTCGGCCTGCAGCCCTCTGAGTCCATCTTTCTTGACGATCTGGGCCCAAATCTAAAAGCAGCTGCCAGCCTTGGTATTCACACCATTAAG gtTGATGACCCGGAGGCTGCAGTGAAGGAGTTGGAAGCTCTCCTGGGGTTTCCATTGCGTGTGGGTATTCCCAACACTCGTCCTGTGAGGAAGAACATGGAAATTCCTAAAGATGCCTTGGAGAAGTACCTCAAGGGCTTGCTGGGGACCCAGACCACAG GCGCGTTGGAGCTTCTTCAGTTTGATCACGGGCAGTCAAACCCGACTTACTACATCAGGCTGCCCAGTCATCAGCTGGTTCTGAGGAAAAAGCCGCCAGGGACTCTCCTTCCATCTGCCCATGCGATAGAGAGGGAGTTCAG GATAATGAAAGCCCTTGCAAAAGCTGGAGTGCCAGTCCCTAGAGTTCTTGACCTCTGTGAAGATTCAAG TGTCATCGGCACTCCCTTCTATCTGATGGAGTACTGCCCAGGCCTCATCTACAAAGACCCCTCTCTACCAGGCTTGGACCCCAGCCAGAGGCAAGCCATATACACTGCCATGAACAGAGTCCTGTGTAAAATTCACAGTGTGGACCTCCAGGCTGCAGGCCTTGACGACTACGGGAAGCAAG GGGGCTACCTTCCTCGCCAGGTGCAAACCTGGACTAAGCAGTACCGAGCTGCAGAAACCAGCACCATCCCAGCAATGGAGAGGCTCATCCAATGGCTGCCTGTCCATCTTCCCAGCCAACAGAGGACCACAGTGGTGCATGGGGACTTCAG GCTCGACAACTTGTTGTTTCATCCAGACAAGCCGGAGGTGCTTGCAGTCCTTGACTGGGAGCTTTCTACCTTAGGCGACCCCCTTGCTGACGTGGCCTACAGCTGCCTCGCTCACTACTTGCCACCCAGTTTCCCCATACTGAGAG GTGTCAGTGGCTGTGACTTGACTCAGCTGGGAATCCCCACTGCAGAGGAGTACTTCAGGATGTATTGTCATCACATGGGGACCCCTCCTGTGGACTGCTGGAACTTCTATATGGCCTTCTCCTTCTTCCGCGTGGCAGCAATCCTGCAGGGTGTCTACAAGCGGTCACTCACAGGTAATGGGAGGAGTCTCAGCCAACACAGCTCTTTCTCAACCACAGAGGCTTTGGGGGACAAGTTTGACCAGAATTTCATAAGATTCAGTTAA